The DNA region AAGAGGAAGCGGGATGATTGGCATCAATGGTGCTGCTGCCCGTTTAGCCCATGTTGGAGATCTCATTATCGTGATTAATTACGGCTTGATGGATAATAATGAGATGCAAAATCACAAACCCAAGATTGTCATTTTAGACGGGAACAACAAGATAGAAAAAATCATTTAAATGAAAGTAATCAAGTCTCTTACTCAGATGTTGGCTTTATGTCATCTCCAAGATGCTAAAGTAGGATTTGTGCCCACAATGGGTTATTTACACGAAGGGCATTTGAGTTTGGTGGATGCAGCCAAGAAAGAATGTAACGTAACTATCGTCTCAATCTTTGTAAATCCAGCTCAGTTTGGTCCCCAAGAGGATTTGGCAAATTATCCCCGAGATCTTGAGCGGGATCTTAAGTTATTGGAAGAACGAGGTGTAGATTACGTATTCTTTCCAGATAAAACAATGATGTATCCCAAAGGATTTCGCACTTGGGTAGAAGTTAGCGAATTATCAGATCTTCTATGCGGAGTAAGCCGTCCCGGGCATTTTCGCGGTGTCTGCACAGTGGTTCTAAAACTGGTGAACATCATCAAACCCCGCTTTATGTATATGGGCGAAAAAGACTTTCAGCAGCTAAGCATTCTCAGAATTATGCTGAAGGATCTTAATCTTACCACTCAGATTGTGGCATGTCCAATTGTTAGAGAAGCAGATGGTTTGGCAAAAAGCAGCCGCAATATCTATTTGAGCGCCCAGGAACGCACAATTGCCACTTCATTGTATAGAGCCCTATATCAGGCAAGAGATTCGGTTAATCAAGGTATTTTGGATGCACATGCCCTTGTAGAGAATGCGATTACCTTGCTTACCCAAGCTGGGGCAAAGCCGGATTATGTGGCAATTGTAGACGCCAGAGACCTAAGCGAAGTAATATCTATCGATTCTCATAGCCGTATGTTGATTGCCGCATTCGTGGGGAAGACCCGTTTAATAGACAATATGATGCTCAAATAGAAAATCTTAGCTTTTTACTAAAGACTTTTCATAGAATTGCACACCCGTTTATAGCAGATTATTTACCGGAGATATTGATTATCCTGGCTTTTCTGATGTTAGCTATGCCGATCTGCCTTCCTTGCAGTATTGCGCTACGCCCAAACCCCGATTATTCAATGGTCTTTCATAAGTATATCTGCATCTTAAACACACCTCACACGGCCATTGTTTTAAGCTATGGTTAATGAGCTTTCAAGTTGTCATTACCTTGCACTTACAGCATTATCACAGGATGAACCATTCTTAACTATCGGCTGATGTATTGGATACGGAACAAAGGGAAAGCAGTAGAAGATCAGGTGAGACTGAACCCTCATTGCCCATCGCTAAGTTTGTATAAAAGCTGGAATTATGACCATACTAATCCATGAATTTATATTACAAAAGATTATATCTTGCAGTACTTTGTAAGTACATCTTATACTCGCAATGCCAGTTTGGGTAAGATCAGTTTGTTACTTGTTTTAAAAAGCACAATCAAGCAGCTGAGTTAATGGATTACTAGGCTTTAAACGCAAAGCTTGACAGATGTATGGCTGCGAAAAAACTGACATTTCATATAAACATAATTAAAAGTCAATTGCGAAAGTGGCGGAATTGGCAGACGCGCTGGACTTAGGATCCAGTAGGTTCACT from Candidatus Cloacimonadota bacterium includes:
- the panC gene encoding pantoate--beta-alanine ligase; protein product: MKVIKSLTQMLALCHLQDAKVGFVPTMGYLHEGHLSLVDAAKKECNVTIVSIFVNPAQFGPQEDLANYPRDLERDLKLLEERGVDYVFFPDKTMMYPKGFRTWVEVSELSDLLCGVSRPGHFRGVCTVVLKLVNIIKPRFMYMGEKDFQQLSILRIMLKDLNLTTQIVACPIVREADGLAKSSRNIYLSAQERTIATSLYRALYQARDSVNQGILDAHALVENAITLLTQAGAKPDYVAIVDARDLSEVISIDSHSRMLIAAFVGKTRLIDNMMLK
- a CDS encoding aspartate 1-decarboxylase, whose translation is RGSGMIGINGAAARLAHVGDLIIVINYGLMDNNEMQNHKPKIVILDGNNKIEKII